The Chionomys nivalis chromosome 1, mChiNiv1.1, whole genome shotgun sequence sequence cgtGCATTCTTGTTGATGGTGGTCCTTAGGTAAGAAGTAGCTGGTTTGCGCTGACCGGATCTGCATTTCATGACCACCACGACCCTTTTGTCGTTGGCCCCGGGCTCCACTCCCACTGTCTTGCGGTGAATCAGCCCGTTGTAGCGGAAGGAGTTGCGGGCTTTCAGATTATTGGGTTCGGTGCTGTACATCTGCTTATTCCTCTTGATCAGGAAACTGGAGCAGTTCCGAACGACCATCCATTGCAGATGCGCAGACATGGCGGCGCCCCCTCTCCTATGGTGGACGGAGACGGAAAGAGCACTATTCTTATTTTTTGATGGCATGACGTGTGGATACTAATGTTG is a genomic window containing:
- the LOC130885983 gene encoding 60S ribosomal protein L28-like; translated protein: MSAHLQWMVVRNCSSFLIKRNKQMYSTEPNNLKARNSFRYNGLIHRKTVGVEPGANDKRVVVVMKCRSGQRKPATSYLRTTINKNARAGQCIRHVIRKNKYRPDLRMAAIYRASAILRSQKPVVVKRKRTRPTKSS